A genome region from Salvelinus alpinus chromosome 26, SLU_Salpinus.1, whole genome shotgun sequence includes the following:
- the LOC139554684 gene encoding oocyte zinc finger protein XlCOF6.1-like — MSKLQSLNSFLSECLTAATVEILGAVEKVVAEYQEEISRSKEENDRLRKLFGITPGIKLCTTDSQQLSLPVSEEEFPPEQKHCEQEWCPSLGQEEPGHILIKEELRTSQEEEQFQGPEGNTIEFIFSSPCVKSEWDQEAISHCSAVISDQVNSPPLDPEPPLGAYCSKLSTMSKKSHCCCDCGKVFALKADLQRHVTLARERPIECPHNSTSKLKAHVPLCHGGNPCLVCGKTFKNRAHLSQHMRIHTRDRPFSCGDCGKCFYSKGLLNVHIQTHKGEKPFSCGYCGKSFYQKGNLTQHVRTHTGEKPFSCGSCGKKFSRKTHLNRHILTHTGKKQHGCSVCGRRFTGNAYLLKHVDKVHK; from the exons ATGTCTAAATTACAGTCTTTGAATTCGTTTCTTTCTGAGTGTTTGACGGCGGCGACAGTGGAGATTTTGGGGGCAGTTGAGAAAGTCGTAGCTGAGTACCAGGAGGAGATCTCACGATCTAAAGAGGAGAATGATCGTCTACGGAAACTATTTGGGATTACACCGGGTATAAAACTATGTACAACAG ACTCccagcagctctctctccctgtatctgaAGAGGAGTTTCCCCCCGAGCAAAAACACTGTGAGCAGGAGTGGTGCCCTAGTCTGGGACAAGAGGAACCAGGGCACATACTGATTAAAGAGGAACTGAGGACCAGCCAGGAGGAAGAGCAGTTTCAAGGGCCGGAGGGTAATACCATAGAGTTTATATTTAGTTCTCCCTGTGTGAAAAGTGAATGGGATCAGGAAGCCATCAGCCACTGCTCAGCTGTAATTAGTGACCAAGTTAACAGTCCACCATTGGATCCCGAACCACCATTGGGGGCATACTGTTCTAAACTCAGCACCATGTCTAAAAAATCTCACTGCTGCTGTGACTGCGGCAAAGTATTTGCTCTAAAAGCTGACCTTCAGAGGCATGTGACTCTCGCCAGGGAAAGACCCATTGAATGCCCCCACAACTCCACCAGTAAACTGAAGGCCCATGTCCCACTCTGTCACGGTGGGAACCCCTGCCTTGTTTGTGGCAAGACCTTTAAAAACAGAGCACATCTATCCCAGCACATGAGGATTCATACACGGGACAGGccatttagctgtggtgactgtggaaAATGCTTCTATAGCAAGGGGCTGCTGAATGTGCATATACAGACTCATaaaggagagaaaccatttagctgtggatACTGCGGGAAAAGCTTCTATCAGAAGGGGAACCTAACCCAACATGTACgtactcacacaggagagaaaccatttagctgtggtaGCTGCGGAAAGAAATTCAGTCGAAAAACACATCTCAACAGGCATATACTGACTCACACAGGTAAAAAACAGCATGGTTGTTCTGTGTGTGGTAGAAGATTCACTGGGAATGCTTACCTGCTGAAACATGTGGATAAAGTCCACAAATAA